The sequence CTGCTGCAGACGCATGAGGTGCAGCCGCTTGTGTTGCAAACACCTGATGCGCGGCTGCCTCTACTTCAGGCGCCTGAGGCACAGGCAGCACTTGAGGTGCGGTCACCTCTGCTGCAAACACCTGAAGTGCGTCCGCCTCTTCTGCAGACACCTGATGTGCGGGAGCCTCTGCTGCAGACACCTGATGTGCGGGAGCCTCTGCTGCAGACACCTGATGTGCGGGAGCCTCTGCTGCAGACACCTGATGTGCGGGAGCCTCTGCTGCAGACACCTGATGTGCGGGAGCCTCTGCTGCAGACACCTGATGTGCGGGAGCCTCTGCTGCAGACACCTGATGTGCGGGAGCCTCTGCTGCAGACACCTGATGTGCGGGAGCCTCTGCTGCAGACACCTGATGTGCGGGAGCCTCTGCTGCAGGCGCCTGATGCGCGGCTGCCTCTGCTGGAGATGCCTGATGCGCGGCCGCCTCTGCTGGAGATGCCTGATGCGCGGCCGCCTCTGCTGGAGATGCCTGATGCGCGGCCGCCTCTGCTGGAGATGCCTGATGTGCGGCCGCCTCTGCTGGAGACGCCTGATGTGCGGCCGCCTCTGCTGGAGACGCCTGATGTGCGGCCGCCTCTGCTGGAGACGCCTGATGTGCGGCCGCCTCTGCTGGAGACGCCTGAGGTGCGGGAACCTCTGCTGCAGACGCCTGAGGTGCGGGAACCTCTGCTGCAGACGCCTGGGTTGCGGGAGCCTCTGCTGCAGACACCTGAGGTGCGGGAGCCTCTGCTGCAGACACCTGAGGTGCGGGAGCCTCTGCTGCAGACACCTGAGGTGCGGGAGCCTCTGCTGCAGACAACTGAGGCGCGGCCGCCTCTGCTGCAGACACCTGACGTGCGGCCGCCTCTGCTGCAGACACCTGACGTGCGGCCGCCTCTGCTGCAGACACCTGACGTGCGGCCGCCTCTGCTGCAGACACCTGACGTGCGGCCGCCTCTGCTGCAGACACCTGACGTGCGGCCGCCTCTGCTGCAGACACCTGACGTGCGGCCGCCTCTGCTGCAGGCGCCTGACGTGCGGCCGCCTCTGCTGCAGGCGCCTGACGTGCGGCCGCCTCTGCTGCAGGCGCCTGACGTGCGGCCGCCTCTGCTGCAGGCGCCTGACGTGGGGCCGCCTCTGCTGCAGGCGCCCGACGTGCGGCCGCCTCTGCTGCAGGCGCCCGACGTGCGGCCGCCTCTGCTGCAGGCGCCCGACGTGCGGCCGCCTCTGCTGCAGGCGCCCGATTCGCGGCCGCATCTGCTGGAGGCGCCCGATTCGCG is a genomic window of Schistocerca gregaria isolate iqSchGreg1 chromosome 9, iqSchGreg1.2, whole genome shotgun sequence containing:
- the LOC126291479 gene encoding uncharacterized protein LOC126291479, whose translation is MDRKYNHRLLTHVHLIPEPIIDRGPVQYGPPSPAKRRVVQQQQPQTREVCPHLLLHTPEVRPRVLLHTPEMRPRLLLRTPEVRPPLLQTPEARSILMQTSEAEAPLLKIPQPRRPLLQAPEMRAPLLQTRDARRPLLQTHEVQPLVLQTPDARLPLLQAPEAQAALEVRSPLLQTPEVRPPLLQTPDVREPLLQTPDVREPLLQTPDVREPLLQTPDVREPLLQTPDVREPLLQTPDVREPLLQTPDVREPLLQTPDVREPLLQTPDVREPLLQAPDARLPLLEMPDARPPLLEMPDARPPLLEMPDARPPLLEMPDVRPPLLETPDVRPPLLETPDVRPPLLETPDVRPPLLETPEVREPLLQTPEVREPLLQTPGLREPLLQTPEVREPLLQTPEVREPLLQTPEVREPLLQTTEARPPLLQTPDVRPPLLQTPDVRPPLLQTPDVRPPLLQTPDVRPPLLQTPDVRPPLLQTPDVRPPLLQAPDVRPPLLQAPDVRPPLLQAPDVRPPLLQAPDVGPPLLQAPDVRPPLLQAPDVRPPLLQAPDVRPPLLQAPDSRPHLLEAPDSRPHLLEAPDSRPHLLEAPDSRPHLLEAPDSRPHLLEAPDARPHLLEAPDARPHLLEAPDARPPDI